In Pungitius pungitius chromosome 2, fPunPun2.1, whole genome shotgun sequence, a single window of DNA contains:
- the aldh1l2 gene encoding mitochondrial 10-formyltetrahydrofolate dehydrogenase isoform X2 — protein MSVGKPNCYQNKLNLAIIGQSLFGQEVYSNLRRQGHKVVGVFTVPDKDGKADPLAVAAEKDGTPVFKFPRWRVKGKPIPEVVEAYKAVGADLNVMPFCSQFIPMNVIDDPKHGSIIYHPSLLPLHRGASAINWTLIHGDKKAGFTVFWADDGLDTGPILLQRECAVEPNDTVDTLYNRFLFSEGIKAMVESVQLIADGKAPRIPQREEGASYEGIQKKSNSKINLAQPAEAIHNWIRGHDKVPGAWTLIDGQSVTLYGSSMLGGSVPAGQPLEIEGASQSGLVTQNGLVLYGSDGKALVVKNLQFEDGKMIPASKYFSSGESSRVELTDDENKMAEEIRNIWKGILSNVPAIEDTTDFFKCGAASMDVVRLVEEVKQKCAGVQLQNEDVYMASTFRDFIQMFVRKLRGEDQEEELVIAYATKEVNNMTVKMPNQCFINGKFEDAENGKVYETINPTDGSVICKVSYASVGDVDRAVAAAKEAYYSGPWGKMNPRDRGSLLYKLADLMEEHQEELATIESIDSGAVYTLALKTHVGMSIQTFRYFAGWCDKIHGKTIPINQARPNRNLTFTKREPLGVCAIIIPWNYPLMMLAWKSAACLAAGNTLVLKPAQVTPLTALKFAELSVKAGIPKGVINILPGSGGMVGQRLSDHPDIRKLGFTGSTPIGKQIMKSCALSNLKKVSLELGGKSPLIIFSDCDMDKAVRMGMSSVYFNKGENCIAAGRLFVEESVHDEFISRVVEELKKMKIGDPLDRSTDHGPQNHKAHLDKLLEYCEVGLKEGATLVYGGRQVDRPGFFMEPTVFTNVEDHMFIAKEESFGPIMVVSRFQDGDVDGVLQRANDTEYGLASGVFTRDINKAMYVSERLDAGTVFVNTYNKTDVASPFGGFKQSGFGKDLGEDALLEYLKTKAVTVEY, from the exons CTGTGGCGGCGGAGAAGGACGGGACGCCGGTGTTCAAGTTCCCGCGGTGGCGGGTCAAGGGGAAGCCCATCCCGGAGGTTGTAGAAGCCTACAAGGCAGTGGGAGCCGACCTCAACGTCATGCCCTTCTGCTCCCAGTTCATCCCCATGAACGTCATTGATGACCCCAAGCACGGCTCCATCATCTATCACCCGTCCCTCCTGCCCCTGCACAGAGGAGCTTCGGCCATCAACTG GACCCTGATCCACGGCGATAAGAAAGCTGGATTCACAGTGTTCTGGGCCGACGATGGGCTGGACACCGGACCcatcctgctgcagagggagTGTGCTGTGGAGCCCAACGATACCGTGGACACCCTCTACAACCGCTTCCTCTTCTCAGAGGGTATCAAGGCCATG GTGGAGTCGGTACAGCTCATTGCTGACGGGAAGGCCCCTCGGATTCCCCAAAGAGAGGAAGGAGCGAGCTACGAGGGCATTCAGAAAAAGTCCAACTCCAAG ATTAACCTGGCCCAACCGGCTGAGGCCATCCACAACTGGATCCGCGGACATGACAAAGTTCCTGGTGCCTGGACCCTCATAGATGGTCAG TCTGTGACCTTGTACGGCTCGTCCATGCTGGGGGGGTCTGTACCTGCCGGTCAGCCCCTGGAGATTGAGGGGGCCTCCCAGTCGGGCCTGGTCACCCAGAACGGCCTCGTGCTGTACGGAAGCGATGGGAAAGCT CTCGTGGTGAAGAACCTGCAGTTTGAAGATGGGAAGATGATCCCTGCCTCTAAATACTTTTCCTCTGGGGAAAGCTCCAGGGTGGAGCTGACCGACGACGAAAACAAGATGGCGGAGGAGATCAGG AACATCTGGAAGGGCATCCTCAGCAATGTCCCTGCCATTGAGGACACCACAGACTTCTTCAAGTGCGGAGCCGCCTCCATGGATGTTGTTAG gctggtggaggaggtgaagcagaaGTGTGCAGGCGTCCAGCTGCAGAACGAGGATGTGTACATGGCTTCAACCTTCAGGGACTTCATCCAGATGTTTGTCCGCAAGCTGAgaggggaggaccaggaggaggagctagtCATTGCATAT GCAACAAAGGAAGTAAACAACATGACAGTGAAGATGCCAAACCAATGTTTCATCAACGGGAAGTTTGAGGATGCAGAAAACGGCAAGGTCTACGAAACCATCAACCCTACTGACGGATCG GTGATCTGCAAGGTGTCCTACGCCTCGGTAGGGGATGTAGATCGGGCTGTGGCGGCTGCCAAAGAAGCGTATTACAGTGGGCCGTGGGGCAAGATGAACCCGAGGGACAGAGGCAGCCTGCTCTACAA gctgGCAGACCTGATGGAGGAACaccaggaggagctggccaCCATTGAGTCCATCGACTCAGGAGCTGTGTACACGCTGGCCCTCAAGACCCACGTGGGCATGTCTATCCAGACCTTCCGATACTTTGCCGGCTGGTGCGACAAGATCCAT GGCAAGACGATCCCCATCAACCAGGCCAGACCCAATCGTAATCTGACCTTCACCAAGAGAGAGCCTCTGGG CGTGTGTGCCATCATCATCCCGTGGAACTATCCCCTCATGATGCTGGCGTGGAAGAGCGCCGCCTGCCTCGCTGCGGGGAACACACTCGTCCTCAAACCCGCCCAG GTCACGCCGTTGACGGCCCTGAAGTTTGCTGAGCTGTCGGTGAAAGCAGGCATTCCAAAAGGAGTCATAAACATTTTACCAGGTTCAG GTGGTATGGTGGGACAGCGTCTGTCCGACCACCCGGACATCCGAAAGCTGGGCTTCACTGGCTCCACACCCATCGGCAAACAGATCATGAAGAG CTGTGCGCTCAGCAACCTGAAGAAGGTTTCCCTGGAGCTGGGGGGTAAGTCGCCTCTCATCATCTTCAGTGACTGCGACATGGACAAGGCGGTTCGCATG GGCATGAGCTCTGTGTATTTCAACAAAGGGGAGAACTGCATCGCTGCTGGACGTCTGTTTGTGGAGGAGTCCGTTCACGATGAGTTCATCAGCCGAGTG GTGGAGGAGCTCAAGAAGATGAAGATCGGAGACCCGCTGGATCGCTCCACAGACCACGGCCCACAGAACCACAAAGCCCACCTGGACAAGCTGCTGGAGTACTGCGAGGTTGGACTGAAGGAGGGAGCGACTCTGGTGTACGGAGGGAGGCAGGTGGACAGGCCAG GTTTTTTCATGGAGCCCACGGTGTTCACTAACGTGGAGGACCACATGTTCATCGCCAAAGAGGAGTCCTTCGGCCCAATCATGGTGGTGTCCAGATTCCAAGACGG AGACGTGGACGGCGTTCTGCAGAGAGCCAACGACACAGAGTATGGCCTGGCCTCAGGTGTGTTCACCCGAGACATCAACAAGGCCATGTACGTGAGCGAGCGGCTCGACGCCGGAACCGTATTCGTCAACACGTACAACAAGACAGATGTGGCTTCACCTTTTGGTGGCTTCAAACAGTCCGGCTTTGGCAAAGACCTCG GAGAGGATGCTCTCTTGGAATACCTCAAGACCAAAGCAGTGACTGTGGAGTACTGA
- the aldh1l2 gene encoding mitochondrial 10-formyltetrahydrofolate dehydrogenase isoform X1: MLWTASQFVRKFSSTSNCYQNKLNLAIIGQSLFGQEVYSNLRRQGHKVVGVFTVPDKDGKADPLAVAAEKDGTPVFKFPRWRVKGKPIPEVVEAYKAVGADLNVMPFCSQFIPMNVIDDPKHGSIIYHPSLLPLHRGASAINWTLIHGDKKAGFTVFWADDGLDTGPILLQRECAVEPNDTVDTLYNRFLFSEGIKAMVESVQLIADGKAPRIPQREEGASYEGIQKKSNSKINLAQPAEAIHNWIRGHDKVPGAWTLIDGQSVTLYGSSMLGGSVPAGQPLEIEGASQSGLVTQNGLVLYGSDGKALVVKNLQFEDGKMIPASKYFSSGESSRVELTDDENKMAEEIRNIWKGILSNVPAIEDTTDFFKCGAASMDVVRLVEEVKQKCAGVQLQNEDVYMASTFRDFIQMFVRKLRGEDQEEELVIAYATKEVNNMTVKMPNQCFINGKFEDAENGKVYETINPTDGSVICKVSYASVGDVDRAVAAAKEAYYSGPWGKMNPRDRGSLLYKLADLMEEHQEELATIESIDSGAVYTLALKTHVGMSIQTFRYFAGWCDKIHGKTIPINQARPNRNLTFTKREPLGVCAIIIPWNYPLMMLAWKSAACLAAGNTLVLKPAQVTPLTALKFAELSVKAGIPKGVINILPGSGGMVGQRLSDHPDIRKLGFTGSTPIGKQIMKSCALSNLKKVSLELGGKSPLIIFSDCDMDKAVRMGMSSVYFNKGENCIAAGRLFVEESVHDEFISRVVEELKKMKIGDPLDRSTDHGPQNHKAHLDKLLEYCEVGLKEGATLVYGGRQVDRPGFFMEPTVFTNVEDHMFIAKEESFGPIMVVSRFQDGDVDGVLQRANDTEYGLASGVFTRDINKAMYVSERLDAGTVFVNTYNKTDVASPFGGFKQSGFGKDLGEDALLEYLKTKAVTVEY, translated from the exons CTGTGGCGGCGGAGAAGGACGGGACGCCGGTGTTCAAGTTCCCGCGGTGGCGGGTCAAGGGGAAGCCCATCCCGGAGGTTGTAGAAGCCTACAAGGCAGTGGGAGCCGACCTCAACGTCATGCCCTTCTGCTCCCAGTTCATCCCCATGAACGTCATTGATGACCCCAAGCACGGCTCCATCATCTATCACCCGTCCCTCCTGCCCCTGCACAGAGGAGCTTCGGCCATCAACTG GACCCTGATCCACGGCGATAAGAAAGCTGGATTCACAGTGTTCTGGGCCGACGATGGGCTGGACACCGGACCcatcctgctgcagagggagTGTGCTGTGGAGCCCAACGATACCGTGGACACCCTCTACAACCGCTTCCTCTTCTCAGAGGGTATCAAGGCCATG GTGGAGTCGGTACAGCTCATTGCTGACGGGAAGGCCCCTCGGATTCCCCAAAGAGAGGAAGGAGCGAGCTACGAGGGCATTCAGAAAAAGTCCAACTCCAAG ATTAACCTGGCCCAACCGGCTGAGGCCATCCACAACTGGATCCGCGGACATGACAAAGTTCCTGGTGCCTGGACCCTCATAGATGGTCAG TCTGTGACCTTGTACGGCTCGTCCATGCTGGGGGGGTCTGTACCTGCCGGTCAGCCCCTGGAGATTGAGGGGGCCTCCCAGTCGGGCCTGGTCACCCAGAACGGCCTCGTGCTGTACGGAAGCGATGGGAAAGCT CTCGTGGTGAAGAACCTGCAGTTTGAAGATGGGAAGATGATCCCTGCCTCTAAATACTTTTCCTCTGGGGAAAGCTCCAGGGTGGAGCTGACCGACGACGAAAACAAGATGGCGGAGGAGATCAGG AACATCTGGAAGGGCATCCTCAGCAATGTCCCTGCCATTGAGGACACCACAGACTTCTTCAAGTGCGGAGCCGCCTCCATGGATGTTGTTAG gctggtggaggaggtgaagcagaaGTGTGCAGGCGTCCAGCTGCAGAACGAGGATGTGTACATGGCTTCAACCTTCAGGGACTTCATCCAGATGTTTGTCCGCAAGCTGAgaggggaggaccaggaggaggagctagtCATTGCATAT GCAACAAAGGAAGTAAACAACATGACAGTGAAGATGCCAAACCAATGTTTCATCAACGGGAAGTTTGAGGATGCAGAAAACGGCAAGGTCTACGAAACCATCAACCCTACTGACGGATCG GTGATCTGCAAGGTGTCCTACGCCTCGGTAGGGGATGTAGATCGGGCTGTGGCGGCTGCCAAAGAAGCGTATTACAGTGGGCCGTGGGGCAAGATGAACCCGAGGGACAGAGGCAGCCTGCTCTACAA gctgGCAGACCTGATGGAGGAACaccaggaggagctggccaCCATTGAGTCCATCGACTCAGGAGCTGTGTACACGCTGGCCCTCAAGACCCACGTGGGCATGTCTATCCAGACCTTCCGATACTTTGCCGGCTGGTGCGACAAGATCCAT GGCAAGACGATCCCCATCAACCAGGCCAGACCCAATCGTAATCTGACCTTCACCAAGAGAGAGCCTCTGGG CGTGTGTGCCATCATCATCCCGTGGAACTATCCCCTCATGATGCTGGCGTGGAAGAGCGCCGCCTGCCTCGCTGCGGGGAACACACTCGTCCTCAAACCCGCCCAG GTCACGCCGTTGACGGCCCTGAAGTTTGCTGAGCTGTCGGTGAAAGCAGGCATTCCAAAAGGAGTCATAAACATTTTACCAGGTTCAG GTGGTATGGTGGGACAGCGTCTGTCCGACCACCCGGACATCCGAAAGCTGGGCTTCACTGGCTCCACACCCATCGGCAAACAGATCATGAAGAG CTGTGCGCTCAGCAACCTGAAGAAGGTTTCCCTGGAGCTGGGGGGTAAGTCGCCTCTCATCATCTTCAGTGACTGCGACATGGACAAGGCGGTTCGCATG GGCATGAGCTCTGTGTATTTCAACAAAGGGGAGAACTGCATCGCTGCTGGACGTCTGTTTGTGGAGGAGTCCGTTCACGATGAGTTCATCAGCCGAGTG GTGGAGGAGCTCAAGAAGATGAAGATCGGAGACCCGCTGGATCGCTCCACAGACCACGGCCCACAGAACCACAAAGCCCACCTGGACAAGCTGCTGGAGTACTGCGAGGTTGGACTGAAGGAGGGAGCGACTCTGGTGTACGGAGGGAGGCAGGTGGACAGGCCAG GTTTTTTCATGGAGCCCACGGTGTTCACTAACGTGGAGGACCACATGTTCATCGCCAAAGAGGAGTCCTTCGGCCCAATCATGGTGGTGTCCAGATTCCAAGACGG AGACGTGGACGGCGTTCTGCAGAGAGCCAACGACACAGAGTATGGCCTGGCCTCAGGTGTGTTCACCCGAGACATCAACAAGGCCATGTACGTGAGCGAGCGGCTCGACGCCGGAACCGTATTCGTCAACACGTACAACAAGACAGATGTGGCTTCACCTTTTGGTGGCTTCAAACAGTCCGGCTTTGGCAAAGACCTCG GAGAGGATGCTCTCTTGGAATACCTCAAGACCAAAGCAGTGACTGTGGAGTACTGA
- the nopchap1 gene encoding uncharacterized protein C12orf45 homolog, producing the protein MDLNMKKTSSRALLSCGNGEGLSEKLLLKPKAGRSLQTERVPRSSVLERLQSFLPQMAAANEKLKQQMDDAPAGRFDIEDVGGAERVIEMDVALVELSDSEDDDEQTSEEEEDEESDSDEGSEVTEQSLILPGDKGKKKKVNIQVIHQQGE; encoded by the exons ATGGACTTGAATATGAAGAAAACCAGCTCTCGGGCTTTGCTGTCGTGCGGGAACGGAGAag GTCTGAGTgagaagctcctcctcaagccGAAGGCTGGCAGGTCCCTGCAGACGGAGAGAGTCCCGAGGAGCAGCG tgttgGAGCGGCTGCAGAGCTTCCTGCCCCAGATGGCCGCGGCCAACGAGAAGCTGAAGCAGCAGATGGACGACGCTCCAGCCGGACGCTTTGACATAGAggacgtggggggggcggagagggtCATAGAGATG GACGTGGCGCTGGTGGAGCTCAGCGACTCCGAAGATGACGACGAGCAGacttcggaggaggaggaggatgaggagtcaGACTCCGATGAGGGGAGCGAGGTCACGGAGCAGAGCCTCATATTACCCGGTGACAaaggcaagaagaagaaagtcaaCATCCAGGTTATCCATCAGCAGGGAGAGTAG
- the aldh1l2 gene encoding mitochondrial 10-formyltetrahydrofolate dehydrogenase isoform X3, with the protein MLWTASQFVRKFSSTSNCYQNKLNLAIIGQSLFGQEVYSNLRRQGHKVVGVFTVPDKDGKADPLAVAAEKDGTPVFKFPRWRVKGKPIPEVVEAYKAVGADLNVMPFCSQFIPMNVIDDPKHGSIIYHPSLLPLHRGASAINWTLIHGDKKAGFTVFWADDGLDTGPILLQRECAVEPNDTVDTLYNRFLFSEGIKAMVESVQLIADGKAPRIPQREEGASYEGIQKKSNSKINLAQPAEAIHNWIRGHDKVPGAWTLIDGQSVTLYGSSMLGGSVPAGQPLEIEGASQSGLVTQNGLVLYGSDGKALVVKNLQFEDGKMIPASKYFSSGESSRVELTDDENKMAEEIRNIWKGILSNVPAIEDTTDFFKCGAASMDVVRLVEEVKQKCAGVQLQNEDVYMASTFRDFIQMFVRKLRGEDQEEELVIAYATKEVNNMTVKMPNQCFINGKFEDAENGKVYETINPTDGSVICKVSYASVGDVDRAVAAAKEAYYSGPWGKMNPRDRGSLLYKLADLMEEHQEELATIESIDSGAVYTLALKTHVGMSIQTFRYFAGWCDKIHGKTIPINQARPNRNLTFTKREPLGVCAIIIPWNYPLMMLAWKSAACLAAGNTLVLKPAQVTPLTALKFAELSVKAGIPKGVINILPGSGGMVGQRLSDHPDIRKLGFTGSTPIGKQIMKSCALSNLKKVSLELGGKSPLIIFSDCDMDKAVRMGMSSVYFNKGENCIAAGRLFVEESVHDEFISRVVEELKKMKIGDPLDRSTDHGPQNHKAHLDKLLEYCEVGLKEGATLVYGGRQVDRPGFFMEPTVFTNVEDHMFIAKEESFGPIMVVSRFQDGDVDGVLQRANDTEYGLASGVFTRDINKAMYVSERLDAGTVFVNTYNKTDVASPFGGFKQSGFGKDLGE; encoded by the exons CTGTGGCGGCGGAGAAGGACGGGACGCCGGTGTTCAAGTTCCCGCGGTGGCGGGTCAAGGGGAAGCCCATCCCGGAGGTTGTAGAAGCCTACAAGGCAGTGGGAGCCGACCTCAACGTCATGCCCTTCTGCTCCCAGTTCATCCCCATGAACGTCATTGATGACCCCAAGCACGGCTCCATCATCTATCACCCGTCCCTCCTGCCCCTGCACAGAGGAGCTTCGGCCATCAACTG GACCCTGATCCACGGCGATAAGAAAGCTGGATTCACAGTGTTCTGGGCCGACGATGGGCTGGACACCGGACCcatcctgctgcagagggagTGTGCTGTGGAGCCCAACGATACCGTGGACACCCTCTACAACCGCTTCCTCTTCTCAGAGGGTATCAAGGCCATG GTGGAGTCGGTACAGCTCATTGCTGACGGGAAGGCCCCTCGGATTCCCCAAAGAGAGGAAGGAGCGAGCTACGAGGGCATTCAGAAAAAGTCCAACTCCAAG ATTAACCTGGCCCAACCGGCTGAGGCCATCCACAACTGGATCCGCGGACATGACAAAGTTCCTGGTGCCTGGACCCTCATAGATGGTCAG TCTGTGACCTTGTACGGCTCGTCCATGCTGGGGGGGTCTGTACCTGCCGGTCAGCCCCTGGAGATTGAGGGGGCCTCCCAGTCGGGCCTGGTCACCCAGAACGGCCTCGTGCTGTACGGAAGCGATGGGAAAGCT CTCGTGGTGAAGAACCTGCAGTTTGAAGATGGGAAGATGATCCCTGCCTCTAAATACTTTTCCTCTGGGGAAAGCTCCAGGGTGGAGCTGACCGACGACGAAAACAAGATGGCGGAGGAGATCAGG AACATCTGGAAGGGCATCCTCAGCAATGTCCCTGCCATTGAGGACACCACAGACTTCTTCAAGTGCGGAGCCGCCTCCATGGATGTTGTTAG gctggtggaggaggtgaagcagaaGTGTGCAGGCGTCCAGCTGCAGAACGAGGATGTGTACATGGCTTCAACCTTCAGGGACTTCATCCAGATGTTTGTCCGCAAGCTGAgaggggaggaccaggaggaggagctagtCATTGCATAT GCAACAAAGGAAGTAAACAACATGACAGTGAAGATGCCAAACCAATGTTTCATCAACGGGAAGTTTGAGGATGCAGAAAACGGCAAGGTCTACGAAACCATCAACCCTACTGACGGATCG GTGATCTGCAAGGTGTCCTACGCCTCGGTAGGGGATGTAGATCGGGCTGTGGCGGCTGCCAAAGAAGCGTATTACAGTGGGCCGTGGGGCAAGATGAACCCGAGGGACAGAGGCAGCCTGCTCTACAA gctgGCAGACCTGATGGAGGAACaccaggaggagctggccaCCATTGAGTCCATCGACTCAGGAGCTGTGTACACGCTGGCCCTCAAGACCCACGTGGGCATGTCTATCCAGACCTTCCGATACTTTGCCGGCTGGTGCGACAAGATCCAT GGCAAGACGATCCCCATCAACCAGGCCAGACCCAATCGTAATCTGACCTTCACCAAGAGAGAGCCTCTGGG CGTGTGTGCCATCATCATCCCGTGGAACTATCCCCTCATGATGCTGGCGTGGAAGAGCGCCGCCTGCCTCGCTGCGGGGAACACACTCGTCCTCAAACCCGCCCAG GTCACGCCGTTGACGGCCCTGAAGTTTGCTGAGCTGTCGGTGAAAGCAGGCATTCCAAAAGGAGTCATAAACATTTTACCAGGTTCAG GTGGTATGGTGGGACAGCGTCTGTCCGACCACCCGGACATCCGAAAGCTGGGCTTCACTGGCTCCACACCCATCGGCAAACAGATCATGAAGAG CTGTGCGCTCAGCAACCTGAAGAAGGTTTCCCTGGAGCTGGGGGGTAAGTCGCCTCTCATCATCTTCAGTGACTGCGACATGGACAAGGCGGTTCGCATG GGCATGAGCTCTGTGTATTTCAACAAAGGGGAGAACTGCATCGCTGCTGGACGTCTGTTTGTGGAGGAGTCCGTTCACGATGAGTTCATCAGCCGAGTG GTGGAGGAGCTCAAGAAGATGAAGATCGGAGACCCGCTGGATCGCTCCACAGACCACGGCCCACAGAACCACAAAGCCCACCTGGACAAGCTGCTGGAGTACTGCGAGGTTGGACTGAAGGAGGGAGCGACTCTGGTGTACGGAGGGAGGCAGGTGGACAGGCCAG GTTTTTTCATGGAGCCCACGGTGTTCACTAACGTGGAGGACCACATGTTCATCGCCAAAGAGGAGTCCTTCGGCCCAATCATGGTGGTGTCCAGATTCCAAGACGG AGACGTGGACGGCGTTCTGCAGAGAGCCAACGACACAGAGTATGGCCTGGCCTCAGGTGTGTTCACCCGAGACATCAACAAGGCCATGTACGTGAGCGAGCGGCTCGACGCCGGAACCGTATTCGTCAACACGTACAACAAGACAGATGTGGCTTCACCTTTTGGTGGCTTCAAACAGTCCGGCTTTGGCAAAGACCTCGGTGAGTAG
- the slc41a2b gene encoding solute carrier family 41 member 2: MSIQSLGGAIGDSLGSSLAVRMSGGWSARSLKPVSSGRIASLFQTMVPTGYTKLQEERLAMVDVGAKPEAASLQNGYRQEASHIEGRRLLDRASRSSVTLSDCGDGGYSETEPMLADRRLSAEEADEEEEEDDEEKDAVEERPRSASLNMPKESPLAMALQILLPFLLAGFGTVSAGMVLDIVQHWEAFRYITEIFILVPALLGLKGNLEMTLASRLSTAVNVGKMDSPIEKWNLIIGNLALKQVQATVVGFLAAVAAVVLGWIPEGKFQMSHAVLLCSSSVATAFIASLLQGFLMVGVIVGSKKTGINPDNVATPIAASFGDLITLAILAWISQGLYKCLDTYPYVSSLVCAFFMCLTPLWIIISSKHPASRTLLYSGWEPVITAMVISSIGGLILDKTLSNPNLAGIVVYTPVINGIGGNLVAIQASRISTHLHFHCAPGEVPEEAKGCYYPCRTFWGTGANHRSAQVLLLLVIPGHLIFLYTIHLMKSGHTTLTPIFMSVYLAAAVLQVLLLLCISDWMVYSMWRSGKDPDSFSIPYLTALGDLLGTALLALSFHFLWVIGDQDSDVGD; this comes from the exons ATGAGTATCCAGAGTCTGGGAGGAGCCATAGGGGATTCCCTGGGCTCTAGCCTGGCGGTGCGTATGAGCGGAGGGTGGAGTGCTCGCTCTCTCAAACCCGTTTCCTCCGGACGGATCGCCTCCCTCTTCCAGACCATGGTTCCCACCGGTTACAccaagctgcaggaggagcggcTAGCCATGGTGGACGTCGGAGCCAAACCCGAGGCCGCCTCGCTGCAGAACGGCTACAGACAGGAGGCGTCTCACATAGAAGGACGCCGGCTCCTGGACCGGGCCTCCCGCTCTTCTGTGACTTTATCTGACTGTGGAGATGGAGGCTACTCCGAGACAGAGCCCATGCTGGCTGACAGGAGACTCTCAGCGGAGGaggcagatgaagaagaagaagaagatgatgaggagAAAGACGCGGTGGAGGAAAGGCCGAGATCGGCTTCTCTCAACATGCCCAAGGAGTCGCCGCTGGCCATGGCGCTGCAGATCTTGCTGCCATTCTTGCTGGCTGGATTTGGAACTGTATCAGCTGGAATGGTGCTGGACATTGTGCAG CACTGGGAGGCGTTCCGGTACATCACAGAGATCTTCATCCTGGTACCTGCTCTGCTCGGCCTCAAGGGAAACCTAGAGATGACTCTGGCCTCCAGGCTGTCCACAGCG GTGAATGTGGGCAAGATGGATTCTCCCATCGAGAAGTGGAATCTAATCATAGGCAACCTGGCCCTGAAGCAG GTCCAGGCCACAGTGGTGGGTTTCCTGGCCGCAGTAGCAGCCGTGGTTCTTGGCTGGATCCCGGAAGGGAAGTTCCAGATGAGCCACGCTGTGCTGCTCTGCTCCAGCAGCGTGGCCACGGCCTTTATCGCCTCCCTGCTGcagg gttTCCTCATGGTGGGTGTAATTGTGGGTTCAAAGAAGACAGGCATTAACCCAGACAACGTAGCCACACCCATCGCCGCCAGTTTCGGTGACCTCATAACCCTGGCGATCCTGGCCTGGATAAGCCAGGGCCTCTACAAGTGCCTGG ATACTTACCCGTACGTGTCGTCGCTGGTCTGCGCCTTCTTCATGTGTCTGACCCCTCTGTGGATCATCATCTCCTCCAAGCACCCGGCCAGCCGCACCCTGCTGTACTCCGGGTGGGAGCCCGTCATCACTGCCATGGTCATCAGCAG CATCGGAGGGCTCATCCTGGACAAAACACTGTCTAACCCAAACCTGGCTGGCATCGTGGTGTACACGCCGGTTATTAACG GGATCGGGGGCAACCTGGTTGCTATTCAGGCCAGCAGGATCTCCACTCACCTGCATTTCCACTGTGCTCCTGGGGAGGTTCCTGAAGAGGCCAAGGGCTGCTACTATCCCTGCCGCACATTCTGGGGTACAG GAGCCAATCATCGCTCTGCTCAGGTGCTCCTCCTCTTGGTGATCCCCGGTCACCTCATCTTCCTCTACACCATCCACCTGATGAAGAGTGGACACACCACCCTGACCCCTATCTTTATGTCCGTCTACCTGGCTGCGGCCGTGCTTCAG gtgctgctgctgctgtgcatcTCAGACTGGATGGTCTACTCCATGTGGCGGAGCGGCAAAGATCCCGACAGTTTCTCCATCCCTTACCTGACGGCTCTGGGCGACCTGCTGGGCACCGCCCTGCTGGCACTCAGCTTCCACTTCCTGTGGGTGATAGGAGACCAGGACAGCGATGTGGGCGACTGA